tttctcttttttcctcattttctctcatttttttctctttgtcttttcctcctctttttcctcttttcttttccttttccctctatttctctctccttttccctccatttctctctttttctctcctcgttttctctttccctggcttccatctctctccttcccctgcttttccctctctctttctcctcttttccccccttccctctctttctcctttttcctcattttcccctccatttctcttttccttttccctcttttcttctgctttttctctcctttcccctctttttcttctatcctttttctccctctactctccttttctctcctcgTTTTCTCTCCCTCACATCCCCCTCTCTGTTTCCCCGCTgttccctctctttttctcctccctttccctccctctatttctctctcctcgttttctctctttccctggCTTCCCCCTACCCGTTTCCCcgctttccctctctctttctcctcctttttcccctctcttgtCCCGGTACCATCCCCTCTCCTACCCCGGGTGCCCGCAGCCCTCGCTCCGGTTCCGGgggcccggggccgggccgagctGATCTGGGGCCGTagcggggctgtgccggggctgAGTACGGCTGATCTGGGGCCGTagcggggctgtgccggggctgAGTGCGGCTGATCTGGTGCCGTAGCAGGGCTGTGCCGAGCCGATCTGAGCCCGGGCCGGCGCTGGGCCGAGCTGATGTGCGGCCGTAGCGGGGCTGGCTGGCCGGATCGGGGCTGGAGCCGCCCCCGGGAGGCGGGCTCCCCTCACGGCCGATAtaaggcggcggcggcggggccgcgctcaCTCGCCCGGGCAGCGCTGCTCCAGGCCCCGAGGTAAGGGCGATccccggggctgcgggaccCCTGAGCCCGCCGCGGCCCCACCGCGTCGCTGCTGGGTGGGGGGAGCCTCTTCTCCCTGTCCCCGTCTGCATTTGCCGTGGCGGGAGGGTCTGGGGGAGCTGGAGTGGCCGCCGCTGCCCTGTGGGTGCCCAGGTGCGATCCGCTCCGTTCCTTCCTCCCCCCGCGGTTGTTGTTTGCGTTCTTCAGCTCGGAGCTGCGGAGTTTGAATGTGCCGGGCTCGGGCTCGCAAAGCCCCTGGCGGGCATGGTGTCCTCTTGTGGCGGTGGCCACCTCCTCTGGCTGGAGAGCCGGGGCACGGCAGGGTGAAGGTGGGCGAGTGACAGCCCGCCCGGACTGCCAGTCAGCaatcctggcttttttttttttttttttttcccttctccatttgggatgggcacagcccGGCTTGCCCGCACCCCTGAGCGCTGCAGGAGTGCAGGAGCGGGCTCTGGGGAGCTCCCCAAATTGTTCAGGGCTTGGACCCTGCCGTGCCGTGCtgggctgccctcctgggcagggatgctggagccTGATTGCTCTGTCACCGCCTGCAGCGGCTCCTGGGCAGGAGGCGGGATGGATGCGGAGCatcagctccagccacagctctgggtgtttgctgcaggattttgggtGCGTTTCCTTTCCTTCGTGTCCTAACTCTGTAAACCGGCAGGGCTGGACTCAGCACATGTGCCCCGCCGGGTGAAGGGGTGATGGCCTACAGGAGTTTTGCAGTGTCTTGGACACAAATTGCAGTCCCAGCTTCCTTGACGAGTTTTTCGGatgctgtgctgtctgcagagaGCGCTGAAGGTGTTTTTTTAGGAGCACGGAGCGGCTTTCTCGAGTTTGTCTGGTGGGTTCCCCCCGTAGCTCGCAGCTAATCTGGCGGGGAGCAGAGCTCCGGTTACAGCAGCTAATCCCAGGCTCCAGGCCGGGCTGTGGGGCTGTAATCTGTGAGCACAGCCCTCCTCCCGGCGGGACCCGAGCCTGGGAGGCCGGCTCGGTGTCGGGTTTTTATGGCCGCGCTGGGGATGCGAAAGGCGCGGGCAGATGGATGGATGCACGTGTGTGCAGCAGCCGTGCTCTGGGAGTGCAGATCGGGATGAGCATCCTTCGTGCTCCCCAACATCCCCGGGCGGatctgagccagcagctgcGGTTGTGCTGGCCGTGGTGTGTCCCCTCATTGGTGTGAGCCCCAGCTTCAAGggctctctgctgccctgtACTGCCTCTCTGTCAGAGTCTGACACCCCTCAGCCAGGTTTGAGTTTCTTCTCCATGAGGTATGTGCTGGGTGGTCACAGTCCTGTCCTGAATTGGTGTCTTGGGATGTGGAGTGAGCTTGTTCCTCTTGTTTTAGACCATATGCCTTTCCAGAGAAGCCCAGGCTCACCCATACTACTTCTGTGGGGTAGCTGGGTGTTCTTCCTGTTCTGCTCCCCTTGCTTCCCTCAAAtaccagcaggagctggtggccTTTGCCATGGGGCTGGGAGTTTTGTGGCTTTTAGGGAGTTTTCTTTAATTGCTGCAGGGTTTTGAGGTACAGGGActtggggatggtgctgcttttccctgtgagTGTGAAGTTTGGAAAGTGTTTGTGCTGGGAATGCAGTGGGACCCTGGGTGAGGTCTGGCAGGAgccccatccctctgtcccccttGCAGCCCTGGGATGGAGTGAACATCCATGGGatgcatccatccctgctgcctgcagctctaGGGGGCCTGTGTCTCAAGGGGGGAGGATCAGCCCTTCTGCTGCTCGGTGTGGGTTGAATCACTCCCTGCTTTCCCAAGATGAGCACAGGATCAGCTGTCCCaggatggagagctgctgctgtctcagctCCCTCTTTAGCCAGTGTTTCAGCAAAATCCGTGCTTAATTTGGTTTGAATCTCAGCTCTGTCTTTCATCAGGCCAGCAGGATGAAAGCCACAGGCCAGATCTCCTCACAGGCCAATTTGGGCCTGTTTGTGGAGAGATTTGATCTCCCCTGAATGTGTGCACGGCCCCCCTCATTGTTAGTGCCACCAGCTTCCCCTCTGCTGGGACAATAGTGCCTTGAGTCCTCCCGGGTAATCTCCCCCCTTATCTCCCTTCTCTTCCGTGGCCTCTGTCCCTGACAGGCAGGAGGGTGGGAGCTTTGGGAAGAGCCAATTATGCAGAAGAAGGAGAGGTGCTGTGTCAACCATGGTCCCTTTTAGGGGAGAGGGGGTGAGAAGAGCTCAACACATCTgagctcttccctgctctgtgctcctggagaTCCTACCGAGAGATCCTGTGGTGGGGTCAGGGATATTTGGAGATTCCCTGTTGCTCTCTGGTCACTTGGCCACACTGGCTTTGCCTCAGGCTGGTCCCTTTCCTTCTGTGGCTGTGGGCATGGGGAAGAGCAAGGTGACCACTGTTGGGGTTGCTGGATGTGCCCATGGGGGGGCTGGCTGACCTGATGGCTGTGGGTTGTACTGAGGGTCCCGGGGAGAGGGACAGCATTTTTATGCCTTCCCAAAAGCAGAAGGGTTATTAGCAGCCCCACTTGCTGTTTTGTGTGAGCCACTAAGGTCTGATGGGCTTGTTCTTTCTGCTGGTGAGGAAGTTAACAAGTTAACAAGCTTTGTCCACTGTGTTCAGGTATAAGAAAGCACTGAAGAGGCAGCAAAAGTGTGGAAAGGAGGCAGTTGTGGAGCCAACCATGATGGGGGAGTGCTTGAAATCAAAGCAGTCttctaaaaagaaaacttaagCTCAACAGTCAAGCTCcaagtttgtttttctttcttttctcagtgcTGTGCAATAATTGTTAAATGCGGGAGATACTTTGTAAAATGGAATTCAAGGGAAGGGGCAAAGGGAGGACAGAGCAGAATTTAAGTTTGGAGAGGGGAACAAAGCCCCTTAGTAACCCACTTCTACTTAATGCAGCTGTAGCTGTGCTTGACAAGACGCTGACCAGAGCCTGTGGTAAATGTTTTACGGTGGGTGTATCGGCCAGATCAATTCTACTGTGCTTGAGGGAGTGCAGATAAAGTGGCTTAAAGATTCCCCAGCTGAAAGCGATAGGACCATCATTTATGCCGGAGGAGACAGGTTTAGTCGCCTGACATTTATTTGGCCACGGTGTACATTGCAGATTTCACACCCGGGGACGATAGCCAACCTGATGATGTCAGATgtgagctggaagggaaggaaaaatcacacaaaatcTGGTGCTGCTCCTCTTGAGTCAAGCAGATGAGCTTTGCTAAGTGTCGTGGTTGTTTTACTCCACGGAGCTCTTTGATGGAAGGTGCCTGGCGAGAGCAGGATGTTGCTAAAGTGACGTGTCCTGGTATGACACGGCAGCAGAAATATCTCCATAATTTACGTCATTTCTTTCAATCCTGTCTTGCCTTTAGGTCATTTGAAGTCCAATCCGAGCGACCATGAGTGCACTTGACTTGACTTCCATCCTGGATTTCCTGGAGACAGCCAACTTGACGGAGATCAACTGGACGTGCAACAACAGCGAGTGCATCACGGTGGACGCCACAACATGTTCTGGCACGCTCAACAAGAGCGCCCTGCTCTACACCCTGTCCTTCTTCTACATCTTCATCTTCGTCATAGGCCTGGTGGCCAACTCGGTGGTGGTGTGGGTCAACCTCCAGGCCAAAATGACCGGCTATGAAACCCACCTGTACATCTTCAACCTGGCCATCGCCGACCTGTGCGTGGTGATCACCCTGCCCGTGTGGGTCATCTCGCTCGTCCAGCACAACCAGTGGCACATGGGGGAGATCACGTGCAAGATAACTCACCTGATATTCTCCATCAACTTGTACAGCAGCATCTTCTTCCTGGCGTGCATGAGCGTGGACCGCTACCTGTCGGTCGCCTACTTCACCAACTCCAGCAGCCGCAAGAAGAAGATCATCCGCCGCTGCATCTGCGTGCTGGTGTGGCTGCTGGCCTTCTCCGCCTCCCTCCCCGACACCTATTACCTCAAGACGGTCTCCTCCCCCAACGAGACCTACTGCAGGCCCGTGTACCCTGAAGAGAGCTTCAAGGAGTGGCTGATTGGCATGGAGCTCATCTCTGTGGTGCTGGGCTTCCTCATCCCCTTTCCCGTCATCGCCGTGTTTTATTTCCTCCTGGCCAAGAGCATCTCCGCCTCCGGTGACCAGGAGCGCAAGAGCAACGGGAAGATCATCTTCTCCTACGTGGTGGTGTTCCTGGTGTGCTGGCTGCCCTACCATGTGGCTGTCCTGCTGGACATCTTCTACAGCCTTCACTTCATCCCCTTCAGCTGCCAGATGGAGAACTTCCTCTACGCCACCCTCCACATCACTCAGTGTTTCTCCCTCGTGCACTGCTGCGTCAACCCCATCCTGTACAGCTTCATCAACCGCAACTACAGATACGAGCTCATGAAGGCCTTTATTTTCAAGTACTCTGCCAAAACTGGCCTCACTAAACTCATCGATGCCTCCAGAGTGTCAGAAGCAGAATACTCAGCTCTGGAGCAAAATGCCAAATGACTGCAACCCCAGAAAGAAACTTCCTTGACTCTCTAACctgatgtggtttttttttttgtgtgtgttacggtttgtttattttattttatttttttttaccccttcCTTTCAATGTGCTTGTTACGAACGGGGCGTGAATTCCAGCCTACAAAAGAGAGAGGACAAAGTGTAATTTAAGAGTAGGATCAGTTGCAAAGTGGAAGTGGTACCaaaatgaaaaccttttctCCTCCTAGCCCAGTGTGGACTCTTCAACAATGCTATGCAAATGGAAATGACTTCCTAGCAGACAAAGCCATTGTGTACCATAGATAACATGGATAAGCTTCTCCTTCCACGTCTTGATTCCCTCTTGTCTCCTtgtatgtgtttatatatatagtGTGTTGTATTTAAAAGCTCGAGACtttattttctgcctcttgGTGTACCTTATACAAGTGTATTTgaaagttaaatatatttttatcatgTATTTGAAGTATATTGCTGATGAGTGTATCCAGAGTGCTGTAGTCTGAGTGTTTGGCTCCAAGAGGATGCTGATAAATAGGATGGAAATGATCTCTTGGGAGCATCCTCCCTGGCTGGCACACTTTATGGACCGTGGCTTTATGTGGTGTCACACCCACATGCTGGAGCATGAAATATATGTAGTGTAATATAGCTGCCATCATGTTAAAATTAACAGTATTGTCAGAGTCCTTAACTCCCACACCCCTGCTTCACCAGGCTGTATCCTCCTGCACAGAGTGAGTGATCTTACTGCTGAGAGTTGTCTCTATTTGTaagttatttttgtaaaataaagatCTGAGGAAAAAACCTAAACACCTGTGCCTAGCAGTGCTTTGACTTGccggggggaaaaaaaaaaaaaaaaaaaaaaagccgaAAAGGAGGAATCTCAAGGCCACCCTCTGTCCTTTGGTGCAGGAGCAAGACAGGTCAGTCAGAGTTTTCCTGATGTTTGGTGGCCAGAAAGAACTGATGGGGGAATGGGAGGTGGCACTGGAGCATGGGATGGAGTGGGAGGAGTGGGTCTGTGCTGGTGGGGAAGGTGAAATGGATGGATTTATAAGGTAAAAGCTGCTAGGAATGatgaaaagctgtttttgtAGCTTAGAGAGaaacacagggaaggaaaatacGGAAGTGTGCAGATGGAGCGGATATTTGGACTAATCCAGGTTCAGCCCTGTGAGGTTTTTGCTGGCGATGGAACTGGGGTGTTAGCGGTCCTGACAGCACTAAATCCCTTTTTATCTCCTCTTCCCTTTGTCGTGGATTTGCAGTGCAGTAGTGTCCGAGTGTGGGGCAGGATCCAGCCCCTGTGGGATGCCTGAACTGGAGCTTGAAGCCAGCAAAGGACTTGAACCATGGTCGTGTTCACCTCGGGACAAGGTACTTAATGTCAGATCAGTGATGTCTCCCAGCCGTGCTTGCTGCTCCAGGGCAGTGCTACACTTAAATTCCTCCTCAATCCAAGCATGCCCTCATCCCTCTGCCATCCCAACAGCCAAACAATTTGGGAATGactctttgtttctttctgttctgtttttgtttctgaaCACTCCTTGGGTCATACTGTAAAAACAGATGTTAAGTCTGCCATCCCCTCCTCATAGTGGTGTTGCTAGAAAAGCACCAGTCCATTCCCAAATGGGGAGaaatcccaaaagaaaaaataattctagttGCAGAGAAGCTGTCAGGATGGAGTGCAGGCATAGCTTTTTGTGCTGGTGCTTCTTGTACACTGTGGGCATTTTGAGCTTCCTGTAAACCTTAAGATACTGCAGAACTGCACGAAACATTGTCCCTTGTGCTGACACTTGAAATTGGTCAATGCTGAGAAATGAATCCCCTGCTTTAGCTGGGCATTGCttccctgtgtgcagctgtgtgtCCTCCCCAAAGGTGCTGGATACAGTTCTGgcatcctgctcctgtccccctgtGGCGTGCTGCTCATCTTAGAGCAGCAGAACTGTTTCAGTTCAGGCTCCCTCTCAGGCACTGGGCTGTTCTCACGTGGTGCTGTAGCTTTACACTcacaaaatttttttctttccctctgcagtTTGGTATTCACAGAGCGGCGTCAGCCCTGCACACAGGCTGGGTGGTGCTGAGTGTTGGGGAGATCCTGCAGACCTGCTGCTTAAACCACACTGATAAAGTCTCCAGGCCTCTTCCTTGGGGAGGTGAATCGTGGTGTGATGGTGCCTTTTCCAAAGGCAGGGTcagacagggagcagggaaaggtcAGGACCATGACCCTTGCTGTCAATACTGTGCACACATGGATCCTTTCCAGCTCCTTGATGAAAAAACCTGGAGCTGAGGACTCACCTTGTCCCTTGAAAGGACAAGtggagctgggaggcagcagcagcagtttgggaaATGGGAGCACTGTCTTCTCCAGGGATTGGCACTGCTGAGTGGCCCTGAGGTGGCCATGGCTGTGGGAAGAGGGGTAGTGGGCAGAGGATGGGAAATGTGTGGAGGGCAGAACaatgcagagggacaggagggctGGAGTTTGTAATTGTTGTGTATTTCTCATCAGGACTTTGATTTCATGgtcaaaattctcaaaaatcaAACTGGCAGAGGtgtaataattaaaaacttGTCTGTGTTCTAGGAAGCTTTTCTCCTGTGTGACACAATACCCCAGCTGGTGCTCGCACTGAGACCAAAGTGTGAATCCTTGGAGACTGAAATGAGGGAATTTATCAGCAGATGGCAGGTGAGTGAAAATAGGTGTCTTCTGTGATATGGCTGTGACTTAGAGTGATTGATGTGAGGGCTGCTTGTCACTTTGTTTTGTCACAAATGTGCTGAGCCTGGAACTGGAGTGTTCAGGAAGAATATATTCATGGAAAAGGTGGTCAAGCATTGGAAGGGGCTTCCCAGGGGACTGAtagagtccccatccctggaggtgctcaagaaaagactggatgtggtgCTCTGGGCTTGGGGATTAATCACAGCTTGGTcttggttggaaaagacccccCAGACCATCAacgtgattctgtgattctgttttaTGAAGGATCCCTGCTGTGGGTTTGTGGCTTGCTGTGCCTGGGGATCTCCCTTGTTCCTTTGACAGCTGCAGGTATCCATGGGGATCCAGCTCTTGCTTTTTCCAGGAGGTCAAATTCCCTGTGTTAAGGCTTGGCTGGAAAAATGAGTACAAATCAAATATAATCCATAACCTGGAGCGAGTCCTCTTGCTTAACTCTTGGGCTTTCTGGTGAAAGCATCTCCACGTGCCTCGGAGGCAGGCACTgggcaaataaaaatacatctgcTCCGTGAGAAAGgctttatttctcttcttccatAGAAAGTGCAGTGCTGCTTTATTGTTCCTTAAACACAGCTTTGCTTTTATGAGCCATAAATGACGTTCAGGTGTAGCACAGTGACTTTAAATCAGCTCCTCTGGCATTATGCAGATAATGTACTGTAAGAAACACCCAACTGGCCCCTTTCTCCTTGTGCTAATTCATGGTTTCAGTGCTGCTGACTTTAGGTACTCTCATTTCACGAGTTCACTGAGCATAAAAGCCAGTTAAAATTCCTAAGAAGCAAGAAATAACTCAGCTGTGAGCAATATTGAAGCACGtgggggcaggggcagcactgccaAAGCTCTTAGTGCTGTTTCTGAGAGTTTCTCCATGACCAGAGTGGAGCTGGTACTTTAAAAAGTGAAGGggtgtggggctgagcagggcatgATGTGGTGGGGATGAGATTTGGGGGGGAATTGGTGTGTGCAGAGCCAAGGGTTTGCTTTTAGGCTCCCTGCTCCATTAGGATGTGTGGCTGAAGAGCATCTGAGCCAGAGTCTGCTCTGACTTACACCCTGGATTTACAGTAGGATAATGCTGCTGATTTAAAAGGAACTCTCTGGGATTTATAGGGCTTTTTATAAGCAGGATCAGGAATTTTAGCCATAATCCTGTGCAAATATATGGGTGTGAGTGGCGACGTGTGCATCTGCATGGCTAATGCAGAGTAATACCAGAACTCAGAGATgaaatcacagcagcacagcagaggataACCATGGCAGTCTGCTCCCACAAAAATACTTGCATTACAGGGTTATAATGGGATTCAAACCAGGCTCCCAAAGATCCTGGCATGGATAAGCCAGCTGTAACTCTAAAACATGTGGCTGACTCTCCAACACCCACTGTCATGAGAAAAATCAGCCTCCTTCCACTTTGCTAGTTGctgtttaaaaacaattcttttgcttttttacagAAGTCCTaatctctttgtttttattgtgtGAACTATGTGCAAGACCTTAGGTAAAGGAAATGCTGTAACTTCATAGTACCAAGGACATAGCCAACATCTCAGTGCTGTGAATCCAGGGAGACCCCTCAATCCTAAAATACTGAACAGGATGGCACTGGAGTGAGCATCAGAGTAAGGCTTTTGGGGGGTTTTACCTTACTAAACAGGTACAAGAAAGCACTGGGAAACCAACCAGACCCTCTGCAGATGATGCTTCTTGTCATCCTCTGCTTTGAAGCCAATTCTGAAGATGGATGGTGCCTCTTGCCTTTAGGTTAAGAGGGGGAAAACCCCAAGC
This genomic stretch from Oenanthe melanoleuca isolate GR-GAL-2019-014 chromosome 7, OMel1.0, whole genome shotgun sequence harbors:
- the ACKR3 gene encoding atypical chemokine receptor 3, with the protein product MSALDLTSILDFLETANLTEINWTCNNSECITVDATTCSGTLNKSALLYTLSFFYIFIFVIGLVANSVVVWVNLQAKMTGYETHLYIFNLAIADLCVVITLPVWVISLVQHNQWHMGEITCKITHLIFSINLYSSIFFLACMSVDRYLSVAYFTNSSSRKKKIIRRCICVLVWLLAFSASLPDTYYLKTVSSPNETYCRPVYPEESFKEWLIGMELISVVLGFLIPFPVIAVFYFLLAKSISASGDQERKSNGKIIFSYVVVFLVCWLPYHVAVLLDIFYSLHFIPFSCQMENFLYATLHITQCFSLVHCCVNPILYSFINRNYRYELMKAFIFKYSAKTGLTKLIDASRVSEAEYSALEQNAK